The genomic interval AAAGGAGTATTATGCGAAAATGGTTTTGCAAATCGCTGCATTTACCATTAAGGTTAATAAAATAACTGCTAAATTTAAACTTACCCAGAACCACCAGGAAGATATGGAAAATGTTGCAATTAATCTGGATAAGGTTGGAGACGAAGACGCACGCTTAATAGCCAGGTATATAAGAAGGGAAGCAGGAAAATAACTTTTTATACGGTTAATCTATTATGACATCAGGGTTTGTGGGGTAGCCTGGCATCCTTCCAGCTTCGGGAGTTGGAGACTCCGGTCCAAATCCGGACAGACCCATTTATAAACTTAATATATACACAATAGAAAGTTCTGGTGATTTTTAACAGGAGCATTAAATCAGAATAGAATGCGGAGAGTGGGATTTGAACCCACGAATCCCTGCGGAAATGGACCCTGAATCCATCGCCTTTGTCCTAGCTCGGCAATCTCCGCTTCCTCATAGCCACAGTTTCATTATGGACCATTTTCAGGATAGCTGGATATTTATTTTTTCCTAATAACTTTATCTTTTTTATGCTTGATTCGAGGCTTATCATATTGCCCGGACTTACTATTGTATGCTTATTTATTGCATACCCTAGTTTTTCATTATTGTAAACTACATATCCCGTATCATCAATTTTTCCCATCAGAAGCGATTTTGCTACCCCAATTGTAGCCCTGCCAAGCACAACGCCGGCAAATGTTGCCAATCCACACTTTCTGGGGTGTAGCAATCCATTTGCATCAATCAACAGCAATCCATCAACATTCACGGAAAGCTTTTCAATAAACGGGCTTTCTCTGTATCCCAGATAACCGGGTATGTATGGGAAATTAACCTTCATTTCCAGATTTTTTACCATGTATTCACCGGAATTATAGTATACAAGTGCACCGTAACCTGTACGCCCTTCATATGATACGTCTATAGCAGCATAATTTTCTTCATCCCGATCCCCGGCAAAATCGGCCATTGAAGCTATTTTTTCCTGCTCTTCCTGTAATTTTGCCAGCGGGTAATCTGTTTTAAAATCTGAAAAAAACCGTTCATTAAAATTTTCAACCATTCCATTGGAAATTATAATTCCATCCTTTCTCAAACGCCTGGCTTTTTCTTCTACCCCCAAAGCATATTTTCCCATTCTTCTGTCTGTGTGTACAACCTTGTAGCATGGTATCCTATCAGGGTCTTCATTTATTGACAGCATATATCCAACTGCCCTTGCCGCCCTGATATCTCCAAGAGCTTTTGCAAGTTCCCCATAGGTCGTTATATAACCTTCAGGTATCTGCTTAACAAGGCTATAGAAATAATCATAGAGGTTAATATGTGTATAATTCATCAAAAACTATACGCAATTACCATATATTATTATTCAGAATAATTTTATTCATTTTATGAATCATTTACTCATAAACTTTAAATTTTATCATTTAATACACCACCAATGTTCGAGTCATTCTTTTATAAGGTTGGCAGATATGTCAAGAAAAATAAGAAAAAAGTACTGGTATTCTGGATAATATTGTTCCTGCTTATGGCATATCCGGCAACCCTTATATTCAGTGATACTTCATATAACCTTACCAATTCCCTGGTTACAAAAAATTCCCAGTCAAGTAAGGCAAATGATATACTGAGTGCACAATTTAATGGTAGTTCGTCCGATCCATCCATAATTATTGTTTCAAATAATACTCCCATAGATAACCTTACAATAAGCAGAGATATGATGGCATTCCAGCATTCTATGGATTCATATTTAAAAAGCATAAATGTGGGGTATAATAGTACTACAAGTATTTTTACAGTTGAAAATAAGACGCTAATGGGTTATTCAAATAGTACGTATAAGCTGGAAAATGGTACCAGTGGACTGATTGAATACACATTACTTTTGAAGGAACAGGGTTATAACGAGTCATATGCTATAACGAATATTACGAGAACCTCACCAGAACATTCTACTTTTGATGACCTTCTGGGAGAACTTAATTTAACACACGGAAATGGAGTCCCAGATTTTGTAAGTTATGTTTATAATGACATTTCAGCGCCTAACAATTACACAGGAATAGAGAATTATGTTGTAAGCCTCGTAAATAGTTCCCAGATATATTTAATAAACAACGCGAAACCTTTAGCAAACCCGCTTATACAGATCAACACACCATATTATAGTAATTATTTGTACTCCCTATACAACAATTCAGGAAAGAAGTACAGTGCATTTGTTAGCAATATCATCAACAATACAACATACAACAAGTTTCCTGTATTGCCGTCCAGCTATGGCTCCTCATCTCTGATGAACCAGAAAAATTCAACACTGATAATGATATTTTCCTATAAGACCAATATTACAGCCGCACAGCAGTCACACATAAATTCAATTGAAAAGACATATAGTTCCAAAATATCATCGAGTTCATTTTACCTTGCAGGATCTACAGTAGCCAATAACCAGCTGGCCACTGAATCATTGCATGGCATGATTGTGGCTTTGATAATAGGAATAATTGTTTCAATAATAATTGTAGGATTATTCTTCAGGTCTCCTGTTACCGCCTTCCTTCCATTCCT from Ferroplasma acidiphilum carries:
- a CDS encoding endonuclease V, whose amino-acid sequence is MNYTHINLYDYFYSLVKQIPEGYITTYGELAKALGDIRAARAVGYMLSINEDPDRIPCYKVVHTDRRMGKYALGVEEKARRLRKDGIIISNGMVENFNERFFSDFKTDYPLAKLQEEQEKIASMADFAGDRDEENYAAIDVSYEGRTGYGALVYYNSGEYMVKNLEMKVNFPYIPGYLGYRESPFIEKLSVNVDGLLLIDANGLLHPRKCGLATFAGVVLGRATIGVAKSLLMGKIDDTGYVVYNNEKLGYAINKHTIVSPGNMISLESSIKKIKLLGKNKYPAILKMVHNETVAMRKRRLPS